The sequence ccgattcgggccgaatcgaCGCGAATCGGCCCAATTTTGCGCGCGTCAGCCCAAATCGGCCCCATATTGGTGCGAATCATGccgaaaaaaatatttttttaatgtctgacgcggcacggacgcgcaggcaaCAGCGTCGCCTACGCGTCCCCGCGTCGCGCCgagtcggacgcgggtgcggcggcccaaacgccgcacccatgcttcctagcttttaTATAGTTAAATGTTAAGAAGTTTAAGTGACCTAATCAGATGCAAAAGTTGTGCAGAAGATAATAAGTCATGTTACACTACACCGTAGTGTTAAATGTGAGGAATATACACATCCAACTTTACAGCATTAATCTTACCTCTATAATATCCTCAGGTAACAAGAAAATGGAGCACCCCAGCTCCTGTGCAACGTTGATTATATATGTTGCCTTCAAGTTCATATCTTTTTTTACAATCAAATTCAATATAATAATTTCTTAATACTAAAGCACagtatttattattactatatatACTTATGTTGAATCGCATTAATATAacattttggtccactttgatTCATTTCATTTACTTCAGttcatttggtccactttggtgaTGCTTTGGGAGGAATGTTTGTGTAGAAAGAAGAGCTACTTcattgaaaattatataaatactCACGTGATGCATGAAAATTGATGGTTATGttataattatgaaataatgtataattttttctctaaattctgtagaacataatttttttctccttaaaaattaaacaattttttaatttttttttcatcgatcaatctctaaaaatatatCACTTTATTATTCTGGATatgtttgattgatattattccttttttaggtggttcatatatttttcaaaattatgttaTGGTgagttatattttcttaattttttttcctatacaACTAAAcccttttaagtttcaaatatattatttaaattctcattttcttaaagaagattatcatgataatcaaaactccCCGTATTTCACATCAGGATTCaatatatttctcttttctaaaaTCAAATGTTAACAAGTTGAAGTGACCTAATCAGACCCAACAGTTGTAACTTTTCTCATGGAatcattacaaaataattaggCATTAgcgtcatttttttttttttgcagcgTTTCTAAAACTTCTGATTCTGCATGATGACTCAATTTCCTTTATTGAAATCTGTAGGTTCAGGTTCAGCCCAATCAAATCTCTGTGAGGAAGTTGATCTCAAATCCCAAATTTTGGTATCCTTCtgaatttttggtttgataCTATTGTTTGATAACCAGAAAAATAAGTAGTAACATGTTGCCTATTATTCATGGGTGGcttggaaattaaatttaaagatCACTTTCGAGATTGCACTTTTCCTGCTATATATGCAAGATTTATGATCAATCgaacttgtgatttattgaCATATTATGGTTGTTTGTTGCAGAGATACATGGAAGATTCTTCCTTCCAAGGTTAGtctattttgaatttaatcTTTAACTAACTAAAATCTGCCTTTCTAATCCATTGGTTTGTAAATTTTGAGTAAAGTCAAGGGTTGTTTTGGTTGATTTATTCATCTAATTATATTCAGGTCCTCCTTCAGTTGCTGACGTTTGATCATTGACTCATTATGGTGAACCTTATGATGGAAACACACGTTACTTCAGAAGCACATTGTTTGTCGCTGCAGTTAGATCCTGATCCTGTTATGGTGAATCTTGCTTGCTTCATGGTGTCGAATGGATGCCACCAAAACCAAAGGTCAGCCTTCAGCTTACATGAATTAAATAATTCTTCTTGATTCCAATAAGAATCTATTTCATATAGAGTGTTGATGTTGCCAGTGATGCATCtcagtttttaaataagaaTTCCACGTGGAAGTAAAAGCATCCCATGATTTTACTGTTTTTGACCTTTTTTTCCCGCTGCAATAAAAATGTAGCCTTCCATGTAAATTTTCTCATGATGTTTAAATGTTTCTTGGAAATATCTTATTCTATAGTGTCATTTTTTCTGAAACTTGTCCTACTTGGGCTGTGAATTTGAATTCAGGAGGTATAACTGAAGAACAAATGTTGAAGTTTATGGGAGCAAATACAAGCTTATCCCCATTGCTTGCAAACGATCTTCTTGAGGTCTCTGTAATTTGCATTTTGCATTCCATTGGgacattttttctcttttttttttttaaacttttgttattattatttcagGATGAGGAGGTTGGTTTTGCATACGTAAGTCAACGTGAAACTCACACATCTCTGTATGAAAATCTCACCAAATAGTATTATTCCAggcctttttatttatttttttggtggcaAAACGTATCCCATTAATCCCCTTATTTCTGTGAAGGAATATTTGTTTTCAGTGCACcgaaaagagaaaaagtgaaaactgaatttagttggatttgttttttgaaaaataaacgATTAAGTCCTTTATATTAAAGACAACATTATTTTGCCGTCTCAGTTTGAATGTGTTTCCCGACTTTATGTTAAACTAGTTACTTTAAGGAGCTAAGATTATGATTCTAGATTTTCATTAACCATCTGAATCTTTAATTTACTTCCTGCTAACATGGATAGAGAGTTACAGATGCTTTTTCCCTGATAAAACCAAAGTGCATCAAGGTTCAAGTCAAGTTGGTCATTGAAAGCACTTGCTTCTATCAACTCATATGAGAAATCAACTAAAGATGCTTTTTACTCGTCTTAATGGATCACCTTTATTGAATgaatgcttttctttttcttctttttttgtccaGATAATTGTGTCTTCTTTGAAATTTTACCCTAGTTTGAAGATGAGAATATTCATCCCTTTTCCGGTCTAATGCATTCGACATGATAACTAAAAgagatttaaataaaaatagaagtgaTTTTCCAATTACATCTTTCTTAGGCTCTAGttctaacattttctttttcttcctctcgtttgattttcaaatgaaattatgGATTTCATCTTCTGAAGTATATTGGTATTGAGATTTCTTGATTCCTTATATTATgctttaattaaaagaaaaatcaggGGTAGGAGGAAGCTCCTAGAAAATTATACATCTTTTGGCATACCTTGTGTGTGCTCTAGGTTTAACATGTCATATTTACTGACACTAAACTGGTTGAAGCTAATAACAAGATTTTGTGATTTCAGCTGATGCTCATACttataaaaagattattattgCAGTTATTCATTGATTGGTGTGAGGGAGCATATAAAAAGCGCCCCCTTGTGGCAACAGTTGAAAAGATTCAGCAATTTGTGAAGGTGAGACCTGTCATTATTTAACTACTGTATTATTACCTTTTACTGTTGGTCATTGCTGCTTCTTGATGAATACTTCGTGGAGTGAAAAAGCTCAAATGGCCTTTTAGTATATAAAAATCTCGATTCTTCCATACATCAGAATCCACAGCAAGTTAAAATGTtcctaaattgtttttatttacttaatCTGCAATTGATGTACCTACTTTAAAGTAAATTATCAGTCATGAACATCACATGCATGTTTATGCGTGTGtacataaaacttttttttaggaTGAAAATTTGTCAACCACCCTTGTAAGTCTGAAGAGCTTGGTTGTCCAGAAtgtaaaaagtttcattttccGAACAGGCTTGAGGGAAGGAAGCAATGGTTGCTGGATTTTATCATGATGGTTATGAGGAACCACTGTTGATGCTTATGAAGAGAAGAGGTGTTCATTCTGGCTTGGTAGTGAAGGTCAGAACTTTGCTTTTATAAATTCTATTGCTATGTtggatttttataaatttaactttCAACAACTTTGCATTGAAAGGGGATCTgctaattaagaaattaaaagggGTGTGCTTGCTCTCATATAATGTCAAGATGGTCTATAATGCCATTCAGTAATTCAAGTATCCACAAGGTATTCCAAGCTAACCACTTGATATAATCTGATTATGCTGTTAATGTAGGGTGAGGAAGGGGCCCTCTCGATGACAACAAGATTGCGGTCAGCTAGCATTTCAAAAGGATTTCCTGTAAACTATTGCTCAGGTTTCCGTTCACTAAGTATGGCGTCTGCTTTCGAAGTTGATGGTTTGTATCATTTTGCTACCTTATCTTCATTGTGTTCCCTTGTATTCATGTCTTTATCTATGTATTTAGTTGAGATTATGTACTTCACTTAATTTTGTCAGATCAGTTCAGTTGATTGAGATTCTGGCaccattattttatcattaattAATACTGAAACCTTACAATTTACTGTTGCAGGTGTATCACGTCTGAATTTCAATCTCGAGGTCAATGCCATGGACTATGGTTTTGAACCTACTAATACTCCAAGAACTGATAGATCGGTAGAGTTTCTGAGTTCTCATCTGTTCTCTTTTCTCCATGGATTATCATCTGACCTTTCTTTTGATGAAAATACACTCGGCAGTCGGCAGCCACATTCCTGATAATAAATTATCTAAATGTTGTCTTTTACCTCCTAATAAGTATTTCCATGAAGTTGTCATTTGGGCAGTCAAGGAAAAGGAATTCAGTTGCAGTGGCACTAATTAAGGCAGAgggaggggggaggggaggCTCTTGATTTTTGAAATTCCTCCCTCCTATTACCACAAGATTATATTGCCTCCTTATAACGTGATCTTAGATTGAGACCACGAATTTCAGCCATTAagatttttacaacaaaacttCAAAACAACATGAAAAATGGGGTTTTGAGTGTTCTTTAACTATATTTGTAGGAGGAGAGATTGCCAGGAGGAAATTTAGTATAGAATCATTTACAAATGATTTTAGAATAATTAAAGAATGTAGAGCACAAAAGCACAAATATGTAAGTAAAAGCTaatttatgaaagaaaatatttgttttgagcattggaaaaattattttgatataacttTTACTACATATAATAACAACACATGTCATATTAAAAGGCATACTTGCTAGTTGATACATATACTCACACAAGTATTAGCAATTTTTTGTGCAACCTTTGCGAGAAAAATTTCTGGCTTTGGTATTGTGCAGGTGTAAGTGTAACCTAGTTAGCGTTGAATCCATTTTTGTAGTTCTACTTAAATTCATTTGTTACCTCTgccatttttaactttttatgacAAGTAATTATATTTTCTGCAAGTACAGCTCACAAAGAATATAGAATTGGGTCTAGCAGCTATTCACGGTGAAAAAGGGCCTGCTTATGATCGGATCGCCTTAAATGCCGGAATAGTAGATCACTTGCTGGGAGTGGGATGTGATGGTGCAGAGGACATATCCGCGGCCGTAGATATAGAGCCAGAGAAGCCATTGACAGTGGCAAGGCTTTAAAAAGGCTTTTAAATTACATTAAAATCTCTCACAAATTGAGCTAAATTAGGTCCAACCGGTGCTTGTATTTTTTTGGCTTGTCTTTTGTAGGTTagaattgtaattttgtatttttttacacattagtGGATATTGGTGCTTGCATTTTTTGGCTTGTCTTTTGTAGGTTagaattgtaattttgtattttttttacacattagtGGATAttgataaagaaagaaagagaactagaggatttcttcctttttttccctttatttgtaaaaggaaaaagtttctccccaaactagtttggagagaaacccttcaaacttattaaatatttttatattaagtgtgaaatttgaaaatctaactgttggattgcatatttttattatattatttatgcttgcaaaatttcaagaaaatcaaaaatcaattgctatgtcatcaaacaaatgttaaaatttcaagtttttgtaatataaaattgtgtataaaaaataagttcattgatcaaatagtaaataaaatccgatttgaacgaaatttgatatgcatgttaagaacataaggaacatgaaattcaacggttagattttcaaaattcacacctaaaaaaaagatatatgataagtttaaagggtttctttccaaactagtttggagagaaactttgttctttgtAAAATTAGCTCAGCTGCCGGCCTCATagtttcatttatttctcccTAGCTATCATTCTTCGTCTGTCGTTGTGTCAGCAGTACAAGAGTACCtcccaaatattaaaatagcaGTGTCAAAAAGGTTGATTTAGGAGTTTCTTTATTTACATGTCTTTTTACTTGCATCTATCCTGATGATTGTTACTTGGGTATTTGACCCCTCTTCAATGAAACAGTATTTAATATCAAATGATATAATGTTAGTGATATCAAAATTCTAActagtaaataaaaaacatgcattagtgggtatttatttttacaaatatgtcTTTCATTGAGTTTTGATACGTAACGTAGtatcattttatataaaatttgagctacctattatttttttctttcatacaGTTGTGCTATAATCATATGCAAGTGCACAACACAGCCAAAACCTACTTGATTCTAATGTCAAATTAAAGCTACATATATGGTATTGACGGACAAGCTAGATAAACCTAATGCAGATATTAGGATACGAAATGAtattaaaaatgcaaataagTTTTTAACATATGTGAGAATATCTAGATTGACCCCAGCAAAGCAAGGTAATGGATTAATTGTTATTTATCCTCAAAATTAGGAGTTTAACAAAGGACACAACCACAGTAATAATCACTACAGTCCaaagcaataaaaattaaaattaaaaagaacataTGAAGCAATAAAAACTggaattaaaaagaatatactgattctgatgatgaagtggaaAACTTTAGAAAAACtcttttaagagaaaaaatacTCAGGCTAACCAATTCAGAAGCATACTCTACAACAACTTTCCAATTCAGAAGATTCAGTGGTTACCAAAAATtcatacaacaacaacaaagctttggtctcaaaattttgggttggTTATTGATCCTCAACAGATTAGTTAGGATTAGCCACATATattttttcctccattttattTAGTCTGaagtcatacttttttttacttctttaaatgatgtcttttttttttttcttctactaaTGTAATTTTTGGccctctacattttttttttccccttaactTGGTCACTCTTTCTTACAATGCATTAATCTTTCTCCTTGAAAATGGCCAAATCATCTCAAACATTAagtcttataaaatttttccttttaacttACGCTCTGTTTTTTtcgatataaaatattttcaagaaaatatttttattttgttttaaggtAAAACATTTGGTCaacagtaaaatattttcagtcaactAAAACAACTAAggcaaaaatttgtaaaatgttttacacttgaaatgttagtaaaatattttacattttcacTTTCTCAATCCACCCGATGCATCtgcctctctctccctctcatgcTCTCTCAGTTTTGTACCCATAACCCAGTCCACCATTGATCCTTCTCTTCCACTAGCTCCACCTTCTTCAACACCACCTATAATCGGCTCTACCTTTTGCCGACGCCACCCAACACCAACTCAACCCTTTGCCAGCGCCACCCATCTCTGGCTCCACCTAAGTTCTTGTTATTCTTAAATGTTCATCGGCTCCACCGATTCTTGGCCATCTCCACCATCGTTGACTTATCCATAGGTTCttagttttgggttttttttcttcttcttccttttactGCTGTGTGGTTTATAGACCTTGGTTTTTGGATGATTTGTGGGTCATGGGTGTCTGGGTTTAACGGCGACGATAGATGGCTGGGATGGAGACGTGGGTCGACGTGTTGGTAGATTGCAGTTCTGTTTCATCTTTATAGGTTGTTTTTACGATGAATGGTGGTTGAACCCTTTTGATATGAGTTTTTGGCTTAGTGGGTTTTTGGGATTTCAATATGggtttgtgagtttttttttttggctttcttttGGGTGGTTATGGAGTGGTTTGGTCAGATTTGTGGATTAATGCTCATATGTTGTGGATTGTTGGTGGTTTGTGCTCAAATTTGTGGTTTAACGGTCAAATTTTTAGGTGGTGGttgtcttttttctctctttcagaTCTGGTTattggggtggttggtggtggAATAATGATTTATGTTGGGTGGTGGTTTTTGCTCATTTGGGGTGGCTGGTGGTGGCTtgcattttcatttattttgtccttccaaacatttgaaaatattttacagtcaaattttttaccagtaaaatattttacatcaaaataaACGAAGCATTAATATGCATTTTATTATCACACAAAACTCCCAATGACGAGCCACATTGGGCTGAAGGGGACCTTGGCcccaaaatatttgaaatacaATTAGTagataatattaatatatgcattgttttgaCTAATTTAACAATTTACAAGGACTAGATATGTTTCTGGCCCTCAAATCacttatatatattctaaaaaaagaaatgctacgttgacaataatttcacaacatttcaTACTTGCCACTGTcactgccactgccactgccacGATACAAAACACATCTTAAAATAATCTGACTAGGaaaagggaataaaaaaaatcaaatgaaattcaaaacaaaataaaaagattaaaggaagcaaaacaaaagataaaatgaaattcaaaaactccATCATATTTCGGTGAAGAGGGAAGGTGTTTTGGAGGGAAAGGAAGGGGTTTTGGAGAAGAATGAATCTAGCTCTCACACACCGGAACTAGAGGCAGAGGTGGAGGCGGAGGCGGAGGCGGAGGCAGAGGCAGAGGGTAGAGGCGACATCGTCTCTCTGTAGTCGGCGGTGAGACCCACATCTAAACCTGTAG comes from Castanea sativa cultivar Marrone di Chiusa Pesio chromosome 3, ASM4071231v1 and encodes:
- the LOC142629048 gene encoding uncharacterized protein LOC142629048, coding for MVAGFYHDGYEEPLLMLMKRRGVHSGLVVKGEEGALSMTTRLRSASISKGFPVNYCSGFRSLSMASAFEVDGVSRLNFNLEVNAMDYGFEPTNTPRTDRSLTKNIELGLAAIHGEKGPAYDRIALNAGIVDHLLGVGCDGAEDISAAVDIEPEKPLTVARL